A section of the Veillonellales bacterium genome encodes:
- a CDS encoding YbaB/EbfC family nucleoid-associated protein, producing the protein MMFGNMGNMAGMMKKVQKLQADMAKLQEELKTRTMEVTAGGGAVKVVITGEKQIQSLKISPTAVDPEDVEMLEDLVAAAVNEAIKKVDDMMAQEMGKLTGGMNLPPGLL; encoded by the coding sequence ATTATGTTTGGCAATATGGGCAACATGGCCGGTATGATGAAAAAGGTACAGAAACTGCAGGCGGATATGGCAAAGCTGCAGGAAGAATTAAAAACCCGTACCATGGAAGTAACGGCAGGAGGCGGGGCTGTTAAGGTGGTTATTACCGGCGAAAAACAAATTCAATCCCTCAAAATTTCTCCGACCGCGGTGGATCCGGAAGATGTGGAAATGCTGGAAGATTTAGTGGCGGCAGCAGTCAACGAGGCTATCAAAAAGGTTGACGATATGATGGCGCAGGAGATGGGCAAACTGACCGGCGGCATGAATTTACCGCCAGGACTACTTTAG